Proteins encoded by one window of Nocardia goodfellowii:
- a CDS encoding DUF6879 family protein, with protein sequence MQLLQGEEIDDLLRSCESSAHHLEVLDTYETPEEAEPFGKFLAGEPDDYAWGADWWNLIREVTSTGRAVRRARVVTEPHTAYTRWGLVVANQNIAVGEEIRYLPRHLIDPAALSTDDFWLVDDRLLAFTVFEPSGRYVGWGISHDPVIVDHARAVWNRVWDKAIPHADYIQA encoded by the coding sequence ATGCAACTACTGCAAGGTGAGGAAATCGACGACCTCCTCCGCTCCTGCGAGAGCAGCGCCCACCACCTCGAAGTGCTCGACACGTACGAGACGCCGGAGGAAGCCGAGCCGTTCGGCAAGTTCCTGGCCGGTGAGCCCGACGATTATGCCTGGGGTGCGGACTGGTGGAACTTGATCCGCGAGGTCACCAGCACCGGCCGGGCCGTACGTCGTGCCCGTGTCGTCACCGAGCCACACACCGCCTATACCAGGTGGGGCCTCGTTGTCGCCAATCAGAACATCGCTGTCGGAGAAGAGATTCGGTACCTCCCTCGGCACCTGATCGACCCGGCCGCACTGTCCACGGATGACTTCTGGCTCGTCGATGATCGGTTGCTCGCGTTTACCGTGTTCGAGCCGTCCGGCCGTTATGTCGGCTGGGGAATCAGCCACGATCCGGTGATAGTCGACCATGCCCGAGCCGTGTGGAACCGAGTGTGGGACAAAGCAATTCCGCACGCTGACTACATTCAGGCGTGA
- a CDS encoding helix-turn-helix domain-containing protein: MTTTAKEAREAFGERLRNLRKDAGLTGRQLSELADWPPSKVSKIEYGKQTPTDDDVRVWCIHTHTAEQIPDLIANLRNVETAYLEWRRMRLPHRQKQSIATEAKTKLMRWYEPVLVPGLLQTPPYAEAVLRTVLDFCDEPEADIDASLSARLERQQVLYRGNHRFYFILAEQVLHTRVGPADLMIEQMDRLLTAMSLPRVVVGIVPSVHDYTTPTNNFIMFDNRMVQVETVTAELTITQPSEITLYERAFHRLKDQAVHGADARAMITAAMNSSATP, encoded by the coding sequence GTGACCACTACCGCGAAAGAGGCCCGCGAGGCGTTCGGTGAACGCCTGCGTAACCTCCGTAAGGATGCTGGGCTCACCGGCAGGCAACTCTCCGAGCTTGCCGATTGGCCCCCTTCCAAGGTCTCGAAAATCGAGTACGGCAAACAGACACCGACCGATGACGACGTGCGTGTCTGGTGCATCCACACCCACACTGCGGAGCAGATACCAGACCTCATCGCCAACCTGCGCAACGTCGAAACCGCCTACCTCGAATGGCGTCGGATGCGCCTGCCGCACAGGCAGAAACAGTCGATCGCAACCGAAGCGAAAACCAAGCTGATGCGGTGGTATGAACCTGTCCTCGTGCCCGGACTGTTGCAGACCCCGCCGTACGCCGAAGCGGTCCTCCGCACGGTGCTCGATTTCTGCGACGAGCCAGAGGCGGATATCGACGCGAGCCTTTCTGCACGCCTGGAGCGTCAGCAAGTTCTGTACCGGGGCAACCACCGGTTCTATTTCATCCTGGCTGAGCAAGTTCTCCACACCCGCGTCGGCCCCGCGGATCTGATGATCGAACAGATGGACCGACTCCTCACAGCCATGTCCCTGCCACGTGTAGTGGTCGGCATCGTTCCGTCGGTCCACGATTACACAACACCCACAAACAACTTCATCATGTTCGACAACCGCATGGTCCAAGTCGAGACCGTCACGGCCGAACTCACCATCACTCAGCCCAGCGAGATCACCTTGTACGAGAGAGCATTTCACCGCCTCAAGGACCAAGCCGTCCACGGGGCCGACGCCCGCGCCATGATCACCGCCGCGATGAACAGCTCGGCGACCCCGTAA
- a CDS encoding protein phosphatase 2C domain-containing protein, with translation MSLTIESAQLAATSAADRLVVTDNAVIVLDGATAHDPSMPAAGDYVDRLASELTQSIGETSPLADILERAIARTAEALEIVPGPSPSSTVALVRVQLDSVESLVLGDSSVIFGQRSGDIATYTDDRLSQLGLPEADAYRRFLTAGRGYSAQHSKLLVELQKTERERRNRPDGYWIAEANPRAAKHALQVRYPRGALAWIVVATDGAFDLVPTVGLSWSEVAQMSTPQLRELLDRIHTWEAETDPDGRILPRAKRHDDKTVAVLRF, from the coding sequence ATGAGTCTCACCATTGAATCTGCGCAATTGGCAGCCACATCTGCCGCCGACCGTCTGGTTGTGACTGACAATGCCGTGATCGTTCTCGATGGTGCCACCGCGCACGATCCGTCGATGCCGGCGGCGGGGGATTATGTCGACCGTCTGGCTTCGGAACTGACACAGTCGATCGGCGAAACTTCGCCCCTTGCCGACATACTTGAGAGAGCCATTGCGAGGACAGCCGAAGCACTCGAAATCGTGCCCGGCCCTTCGCCGTCGAGCACCGTGGCCCTTGTCCGGGTTCAGTTGGACAGCGTCGAATCGTTGGTTCTAGGTGACTCCTCGGTGATCTTCGGACAACGCAGTGGGGACATTGCGACGTACACAGACGACCGTCTCTCGCAACTCGGCTTGCCTGAAGCTGACGCATACCGGCGGTTCCTTACTGCGGGGCGGGGCTACAGTGCTCAGCACTCGAAACTTCTGGTAGAGCTGCAAAAGACCGAACGGGAGCGACGCAACCGACCTGACGGCTACTGGATCGCTGAAGCTAACCCTCGCGCGGCCAAACACGCCTTGCAAGTCCGGTATCCACGCGGTGCGCTTGCATGGATTGTTGTAGCCACCGATGGCGCTTTCGATCTTGTGCCGACGGTCGGCTTAAGCTGGTCCGAGGTAGCGCAGATGTCGACGCCCCAGCTGAGAGAACTTCTCGACCGTATCCATACCTGGGAAGCCGAGACGGACCCGGATGGGCGGATCTTGCCACGCGCGAAACGCCATGACGACAAGACCGTCGCTGTCCTGCGATTCTGA
- a CDS encoding DNA polymerase III subunit delta' translates to MPGVFDRLVGQDAVESELTAAAIAARAGVIEGAMTHSWLFTGPPGSGRSVAALCFAAALQCTDEGTPGCGRCHACTTTMAGTHGDVRRVIPEGLSISTKEMREIVQVASRRPSTGRWQVVVIEDADRLTEAAGNVLLKVVEEPPDRTVFLLCAPSVDPEDISITLRSRCRHVHLVTPSVAAIAQVLRDRDQLDEKTATWAASISGGHVGRARRLATDEEARARRQRALGLVAAVSRPGAAYAAADDLVKSADDEAKLMSAARDERERDELATAMGAGGTGKGAAGATRGSAGVLKDLERRQKSRATRTGRDALDRALIDIAGVYRDALAVRFGAARNGSGVTLTHPDLSDQIHDLADRVRPEGLLRSIEAVFACREALDTNVKPRFALAAMVATLIAAHSS, encoded by the coding sequence GTGCCAGGTGTCTTCGATCGGTTGGTCGGCCAGGATGCGGTCGAGTCCGAGCTGACGGCTGCCGCCATCGCGGCCCGGGCCGGTGTCATCGAGGGCGCGATGACGCATTCCTGGTTGTTCACCGGTCCGCCCGGTTCGGGCAGATCCGTTGCGGCCCTGTGCTTCGCGGCCGCTCTGCAATGCACCGACGAAGGCACGCCCGGCTGTGGCCGCTGTCACGCATGCACCACCACCATGGCCGGCACGCACGGCGATGTGCGCCGCGTGATCCCCGAGGGGCTGAGCATCAGCACCAAGGAGATGCGCGAGATCGTGCAGGTCGCGTCCCGCCGCCCGAGTACCGGTCGCTGGCAGGTCGTCGTCATCGAGGATGCCGACCGTTTGACCGAGGCCGCGGGCAACGTCCTGCTGAAAGTTGTCGAGGAGCCACCGGACCGCACGGTGTTCCTGCTGTGCGCGCCGTCGGTGGACCCGGAAGATATCTCGATCACCCTGCGCTCGCGCTGCCGCCACGTCCACTTGGTCACCCCGTCGGTCGCCGCCATCGCGCAGGTGTTGCGCGACCGCGACCAACTCGACGAGAAGACGGCCACCTGGGCGGCTTCCATCAGTGGCGGCCACGTCGGCCGCGCCCGCCGCCTGGCCACCGACGAAGAGGCTCGCGCCCGCCGACAGCGCGCGCTGGGTCTGGTTGCCGCGGTCTCCCGCCCCGGCGCCGCCTACGCCGCCGCCGACGACCTCGTGAAATCCGCCGACGACGAAGCCAAGCTGATGAGCGCGGCCCGCGACGAACGCGAACGTGACGAACTCGCCACCGCCATGGGCGCCGGCGGCACCGGCAAAGGCGCGGCGGGCGCCACCCGCGGTTCGGCCGGTGTCCTCAAGGATCTCGAACGTCGGCAGAAATCCCGCGCCACCCGCACCGGCCGCGACGCCCTGGACCGCGCGCTGATCGACATCGCCGGCGTCTACCGTGACGCCCTCGCCGTCCGTTTCGGCGCCGCCCGCAACGGCTCCGGCGTCACCCTCACCCACCCCGACCTGTCCGACCAGATCCACGACTTGGCCGACCGCGTCCGCCCGGAGGGCCTGCTCCGCTCCATCGAAGCCGTCTTCGCCTGCCGCGAGGCCCTCGACACCAACGTCAAACCCCGCTTCGCCCTGGCCGCCATGGTCGCCACCCTCATCGCCGCCCACTCATCCTGA
- a CDS encoding mycothiol transferase, with protein MAIDQEREDLIAMLAEQRELFKITLRGLDEEQARKRTTSSELTLGGLLHHLNNCERHWTKVIIERDEHAALDVTTFGGEYVMAPEETVAGLIAAWDEAAAATAELIRSVDSLDTSIPTPTNPWVEGQVWQSVRTTFLHILREISQHAGHADIIREELDGQNSTYSRVS; from the coding sequence ATGGCCATCGATCAGGAGCGCGAGGATCTGATCGCGATGCTCGCCGAACAGCGCGAGTTGTTCAAGATCACCTTGCGTGGTCTCGACGAGGAACAGGCGCGCAAACGCACCACGTCCAGCGAGCTGACCCTCGGTGGTCTGCTGCATCACCTGAACAACTGTGAGCGGCACTGGACCAAAGTGATCATCGAGCGCGACGAGCACGCGGCGCTCGACGTCACCACATTCGGCGGTGAATACGTCATGGCGCCCGAGGAGACCGTCGCGGGCCTGATCGCCGCTTGGGACGAGGCGGCCGCAGCGACCGCCGAGCTGATCCGGTCGGTGGACAGCTTGGACACCTCCATTCCGACGCCGACCAACCCGTGGGTGGAGGGCCAGGTCTGGCAGTCGGTGCGGACGACGTTCCTGCACATCCTCCGCGAAATCTCGCAGCACGCCGGGCACGCGGACATCATTCGCGAAGAGCTGGACGGGCAGAACAGCACCTATAGCCGAGTGTCCTGA
- the topA gene encoding type I DNA topoisomerase — MAARDLGTADQGRPLRRLVIVESPTKARKIAPYLGRNYTVEASVGHIRDLPRGAADVPAKYKGESWARLGVDVDHDFEPIYVVSPEKKAKVSELKNLLKDADELYLATDPDREGEAIAWHLLETLKPKVPVRRMVFHEITEPAIQAAAADTRELDNDLVDAQETRRILDRLYGYEVSPVLWKKVMPKLSAGRVQSVATRVIVQRERERMAFRSAEYWDIAAKLDAGAAAGSDSSNPRTFGARLVQVDGSRVASGRDFGPDGQLKGSGVVVLDEPYARRLAEALDGADLVVSSAESKPYSRKPYPPFMTSTLQQEAGRKLRFSSERTMRVAQRLYENGYITYMRTDSTTLSQSAIDAARSQATQLYGPDYVSPTPRQYTRKVKNAQEAHEAIRPSGDTFQTPGQLHSRLDTDEFKLYELIWQRTVASQMADAKGTTLTLRITGVAGTGEECVFSASGRTITFAGFLKAYVESVDEEAGGQSDDAESRLPALDEGQGVTAVELNPDGHSTNPPARFTEASLIKTLEELGIGRPSTYASIIKTILDRGYVYKRGSALVPSWVAFAVVGLLEAYFGRLVDFDFTAAMEDDLDAIAGGREQRGNWLSSFYFGGDHGVEGSVARSGGLKKMVGEQLDDIDAREVNSIKLFTDEEGRDVVVRVGRFGPYLERMVTNPDDPEGDSISQRANLPDDLPPDELTPEVAEKLFSTPQEGRKLGADPVTGHEIVAKEGRFGPYVTEILPEPEATDAPAKKTAKKAAAPKPRTGSLLKSMDLATITLDDALKLLSLPRVVGKDPASGEEITAQNGRYGPYLKKGTDSRSLATEDQIFTVTLEEALKIYAEPKRRGRQAASAAALRELGNDSATGKPMVIKDGRFGPYVTDGETNASLRKGDEVESITDERASELLADRRARGPVKKTAKKAPAKKAAAKKTATKTAATKTTAKKTTAKKTAAKKTAAKKA, encoded by the coding sequence GTGGCAGCACGAGACCTCGGTACAGCCGACCAGGGCCGTCCCCTGCGTCGTCTCGTGATCGTCGAGTCCCCGACCAAGGCCCGCAAGATCGCGCCGTACCTGGGTCGCAACTACACGGTCGAAGCCTCTGTCGGTCATATTCGGGACCTACCGCGCGGTGCCGCGGACGTACCCGCCAAGTACAAGGGTGAGTCCTGGGCCCGCCTAGGCGTCGATGTCGATCACGACTTCGAGCCGATCTATGTGGTGAGCCCGGAGAAGAAAGCCAAGGTCAGCGAGCTAAAGAACCTACTCAAAGACGCCGACGAGCTCTACCTCGCCACCGACCCCGACCGCGAGGGCGAGGCCATCGCCTGGCACCTGCTGGAGACGCTCAAGCCCAAGGTGCCGGTGCGCCGCATGGTGTTCCACGAGATCACCGAGCCGGCCATTCAGGCCGCCGCCGCCGATACCCGCGAACTCGACAACGATCTGGTCGACGCGCAGGAGACTCGCCGCATCCTGGACCGCCTTTATGGGTATGAGGTCAGTCCGGTGCTGTGGAAGAAGGTCATGCCGAAGCTGTCGGCGGGCCGTGTGCAGTCCGTCGCGACCCGGGTGATCGTGCAGCGTGAGCGTGAGCGCATGGCGTTCCGCTCGGCCGAATACTGGGATATCGCAGCGAAACTCGACGCGGGCGCCGCCGCCGGCAGCGATTCGTCCAATCCGCGGACCTTCGGGGCGCGGTTGGTGCAGGTCGACGGCTCGCGGGTGGCCAGCGGCCGTGATTTCGGCCCCGACGGTCAGCTCAAGGGCAGCGGTGTCGTCGTACTGGACGAGCCCTACGCCCGCCGGCTCGCGGAGGCGCTCGACGGCGCCGACCTGGTCGTTTCCTCCGCGGAGTCGAAGCCGTACTCGCGCAAGCCGTATCCGCCGTTCATGACCTCGACGTTGCAGCAGGAGGCGGGCCGCAAGCTGCGGTTCAGCTCCGAGCGCACGATGCGGGTCGCGCAGCGACTCTACGAAAACGGCTACATCACCTATATGCGTACCGACTCGACCACGCTGTCGCAGTCGGCGATCGATGCCGCGCGTTCGCAGGCTACGCAGCTCTACGGTCCGGATTATGTCTCGCCGACGCCGCGTCAGTACACCCGCAAGGTGAAGAACGCGCAGGAGGCGCACGAGGCGATCCGTCCCTCCGGCGACACCTTCCAAACCCCGGGCCAGCTGCACTCTCGGCTCGACACAGACGAATTCAAGCTCTACGAGCTGATCTGGCAGCGCACTGTCGCCTCGCAGATGGCCGACGCCAAGGGCACCACGCTGACGCTGCGCATCACCGGCGTCGCGGGCACCGGCGAAGAGTGCGTGTTCTCCGCCTCCGGTCGCACCATCACCTTCGCCGGCTTCCTCAAGGCCTACGTGGAGAGCGTGGACGAGGAGGCGGGCGGCCAGTCCGACGACGCCGAATCCCGTCTGCCTGCCCTGGACGAGGGCCAGGGCGTCACCGCGGTGGAACTGAATCCCGATGGGCACAGCACGAATCCGCCCGCGCGTTTCACCGAAGCTTCGCTGATCAAGACGCTGGAAGAACTCGGCATCGGTCGTCCGTCGACATACGCGTCGATCATCAAGACGATTCTGGACCGCGGCTATGTGTACAAGCGTGGTAGCGCGCTGGTGCCGTCGTGGGTGGCGTTCGCGGTGGTCGGGCTACTGGAGGCGTACTTCGGCCGATTGGTCGACTTCGACTTCACCGCCGCCATGGAAGACGATCTGGACGCCATCGCCGGTGGCCGCGAGCAGCGCGGAAATTGGTTGTCCTCCTTCTATTTCGGTGGCGATCACGGCGTCGAGGGTTCGGTCGCGCGCTCGGGCGGCCTGAAGAAGATGGTCGGCGAGCAGCTCGATGACATCGATGCCCGCGAGGTCAACTCGATCAAGCTGTTCACCGATGAAGAGGGCCGCGACGTGGTGGTTCGGGTCGGCCGATTCGGGCCGTACCTGGAGCGCATGGTCACCAATCCCGATGACCCCGAAGGTGATTCGATCTCGCAGCGGGCGAACCTGCCCGACGATCTGCCGCCGGACGAGCTGACCCCCGAGGTCGCCGAGAAGCTGTTCTCGACGCCGCAGGAGGGCCGCAAACTCGGTGCCGACCCGGTGACCGGGCACGAAATCGTCGCCAAGGAAGGACGTTTCGGTCCTTATGTGACCGAGATCCTGCCCGAGCCGGAAGCCACCGACGCCCCGGCCAAGAAGACGGCGAAGAAGGCGGCCGCGCCCAAACCGCGCACCGGTTCGCTGCTGAAGTCGATGGATTTGGCCACCATCACCCTGGACGACGCGTTGAAGCTGCTGTCGCTGCCGCGCGTGGTGGGTAAGGATCCGGCGTCCGGTGAGGAGATCACCGCGCAGAACGGTCGTTACGGCCCGTACCTGAAGAAGGGCACGGACTCGCGCTCGCTGGCCACCGAGGATCAGATCTTCACCGTGACGCTGGAGGAGGCGCTGAAGATCTACGCCGAACCCAAGCGGCGTGGCCGGCAGGCCGCCAGCGCGGCGGCGCTGCGCGAGCTCGGCAACGACTCCGCCACGGGTAAGCCGATGGTGATCAAGGACGGCCGCTTCGGTCCGTACGTCACCGACGGCGAGACCAACGCGAGCCTGCGCAAGGGTGACGAGGTCGAATCCATCACCGACGAGCGGGCTTCGGAGCTGCTGGCGGATCGGCGGGCGCGCGGCCCGGTGAAGAAGACGGCCAAGAAGGCGCCGGCGAAGAAGGCCGCAGCGAAGAAGACCGCCACCAAGACGGCGGCCACCAAGACGACCGCGAAGAAGACGACCGCCAAGAAGACCGCCGCGAAGAAGACCGCGGCCAAGAAGGCCTGA